One window from the genome of Acuticoccus sp. I52.16.1 encodes:
- a CDS encoding ATP-binding protein: MSWQWLFWVLPRPHSLAARTLGRVALRISLVVLLGAIVTFYKVSDGLEAEAVDGLERYTAERRARESQVLLDGEASVAMFARQYRDAYAAQDDDEAAFDALFAQDENGAWRTRPAVFDEDATSGFIGRRVRVDAETRRALLAGYEVLSRFGPAWRTRFANAYVVTPQNAALMYWPERPWAVAGSEWGIYGKIELIRGERDTAADTPEPATPRWSRLYFDYGVNEWVVSVTRAIGDGARTVALVGHDLLLDDLIERVVRADKNGIYNLLFDQDGNLLAHPRFMPAIQASGGSLPVQRTEDVHLKAIFEAAQALAPTAAIAQLDGYDDIVSASVLNGTGWYLVTIFPKEVINRQAQGIGWLVLLVGLVALLLELSILSNTLSVHVGSPLAALVRAADRLRLGLSDAQSALAHLSPQRKDEIGTLSRAFRDMARALEKRESDLSAGNAELTRLAAELRHELRERERAESELARRRDFEALLNAVDHGVLFLDEDLNVRTSNPAYRRLWNVPEEFFDEPRTLADDMDLSRRLNLYTQSDEEWPAWRDERIRQVKAGDIPTHELVLASGRILEYQCIALPDGGRLLTYYDVTALKESAANMRIFLHGMQASMDGMALADPEGRYLWVNEAHARVYGFERDEMIGMSWTELYERAELHRFEGTIMPALGSAGTWRGEATGRRRDGTLFPQELSLSVTENGGIVCVVRDVTERKGRERALDRALAEAESSNAAKSRFLAAMSHELRTPLNAVIGFARIVHRKTEGMIPERQADNLEKIQLSGEHLLRLINEILDLSKIEAGRLEVAVAPYSPSGIVTECLRTIEPMVTRGVALVADIDAAPDVAMGDASKLRQILMNLLSNAARHTEAGRIAVSVRTRHATLVLEVSDTGPGIPDSYRTVIFEEFGQVEGPHGRPAGGTGLGLTISRRLARLMGGDLTLRSVVGRGSTFVVEVPLHMRGGSVHGDVEAVK; this comes from the coding sequence ATGTCCTGGCAGTGGCTCTTCTGGGTTCTTCCACGACCCCACTCGCTGGCCGCCCGGACGCTCGGGCGTGTCGCGCTGCGGATCTCGCTGGTGGTGCTGCTGGGCGCGATCGTCACCTTCTACAAGGTCTCCGACGGGCTGGAGGCCGAGGCGGTCGACGGGCTGGAGCGCTACACCGCCGAGCGGCGCGCCCGCGAGAGCCAGGTGTTGCTCGACGGCGAGGCGAGCGTCGCGATGTTCGCCCGCCAGTACCGCGACGCCTACGCGGCGCAGGACGACGACGAAGCCGCGTTCGACGCCCTCTTCGCCCAGGACGAAAACGGCGCCTGGCGCACCCGTCCGGCGGTGTTCGACGAGGATGCCACCAGCGGTTTCATCGGTCGCCGCGTGCGGGTCGATGCCGAGACGCGCCGCGCGCTGCTGGCCGGGTACGAGGTGCTGAGCCGCTTCGGTCCGGCCTGGCGCACCCGCTTCGCCAACGCCTACGTCGTCACCCCACAGAACGCGGCGCTGATGTACTGGCCGGAACGACCCTGGGCCGTCGCCGGCAGCGAATGGGGCATCTACGGCAAGATCGAGCTCATCCGCGGCGAGCGTGACACCGCCGCCGACACCCCCGAGCCGGCGACACCGCGCTGGTCGCGCCTCTATTTCGACTATGGCGTCAACGAATGGGTCGTCTCGGTCACCCGCGCGATCGGCGACGGCGCGCGCACCGTCGCGCTCGTCGGCCACGACCTCCTGCTCGACGACCTGATCGAGCGGGTCGTGCGGGCCGACAAGAACGGCATCTACAACCTCCTGTTCGACCAGGACGGCAACCTGCTCGCGCACCCGCGGTTCATGCCCGCCATCCAGGCGAGCGGCGGCTCTCTCCCCGTCCAGCGCACCGAGGACGTCCATCTCAAGGCCATCTTCGAGGCCGCGCAGGCGTTGGCGCCCACCGCCGCCATCGCCCAGCTCGACGGGTACGACGACATCGTCTCCGCCTCCGTCCTCAACGGCACCGGCTGGTACCTCGTCACCATATTCCCCAAGGAGGTGATCAACCGCCAGGCGCAGGGGATCGGCTGGCTGGTGCTCCTCGTCGGCCTGGTGGCGCTGCTGCTGGAGCTGTCGATCCTCTCCAACACGCTGTCGGTCCATGTCGGCAGCCCGCTGGCGGCGCTGGTGCGCGCGGCCGACCGGCTGCGTCTCGGCCTGTCGGACGCGCAGAGTGCGCTCGCCCACCTGTCGCCCCAGCGGAAGGACGAGATCGGCACGCTCTCCCGCGCCTTCCGCGACATGGCCCGCGCGCTGGAAAAGCGCGAGAGCGACCTCTCCGCCGGCAACGCCGAGCTGACGCGCCTCGCCGCCGAGCTGCGGCACGAGCTGCGCGAGCGCGAGCGCGCCGAGTCCGAGCTGGCCCGCCGCCGCGACTTCGAGGCGCTCCTCAACGCGGTCGACCACGGGGTGCTCTTTCTCGACGAAGACCTCAACGTGCGCACCAGCAACCCGGCCTACCGACGGCTCTGGAACGTGCCGGAGGAGTTCTTCGACGAGCCGCGCACCCTCGCGGACGACATGGACCTCAGCCGCCGCCTGAACCTCTACACGCAGAGCGACGAGGAATGGCCGGCCTGGCGCGACGAGCGTATCCGCCAGGTGAAGGCCGGCGACATCCCGACCCACGAGCTGGTGCTCGCCAGCGGCCGCATCCTCGAATACCAGTGCATCGCGCTGCCCGACGGCGGCCGGCTCCTCACCTACTACGACGTGACGGCGCTGAAGGAATCGGCGGCCAACATGCGCATCTTCCTGCACGGCATGCAGGCCTCGATGGACGGCATGGCCCTCGCCGATCCCGAGGGACGCTACCTCTGGGTCAACGAGGCGCACGCCCGCGTCTACGGCTTCGAGCGCGACGAGATGATCGGCATGAGCTGGACCGAGCTCTACGAGCGCGCCGAGCTGCATCGGTTCGAGGGCACCATCATGCCCGCCCTCGGCAGTGCCGGCACCTGGCGCGGCGAGGCGACCGGCCGCCGCCGCGACGGCACCCTCTTCCCGCAGGAGCTGTCGCTCTCCGTCACCGAGAACGGCGGCATCGTGTGCGTCGTGCGCGACGTGACCGAGCGCAAAGGCCGCGAGCGCGCGCTCGACCGGGCGCTGGCGGAGGCGGAAAGCTCCAACGCGGCCAAGTCGCGATTCCTCGCCGCGATGAGCCACGAGCTGCGCACGCCGCTCAACGCGGTCATCGGCTTCGCGCGCATCGTCCACCGCAAGACCGAGGGGATGATCCCCGAGCGGCAGGCCGACAACCTCGAGAAGATCCAGCTCAGCGGCGAGCACCTCCTGCGCCTCATCAACGAGATCCTCGACCTCTCCAAGATCGAGGCCGGGCGGCTGGAGGTCGCCGTCGCGCCTTATTCCCCGTCCGGCATCGTCACCGAGTGCCTGCGCACGATCGAGCCGATGGTGACCCGCGGCGTCGCCCTCGTCGCCGACATCGACGCCGCGCCGGACGTCGCCATGGGCGACGCGTCGAAGCTGCGGCAGATCCTCATGAACCTCCTGTCCAACGCGGCCCGGCATACCGAGGCGGGCCGGATCGCCGTCAGCGTCCGCACCCGTCACGCAACCCTCGTCCTGGAGGTGTCCGACACCGGACCCGGCATCCCGGACTCCTACCGCACGGTCATCTTCGAGGAGTTCGGCCAGGTGGAGGGCCCGCACGGGCGGCCTGCCGGGGGCACCGGCCTCGGCCTCACCATCAGCCGGCGGCTCGCCCGGCTGATGGGCGGCGACCTGACGCTGCGCAGCGTCGTCGGCCGCGGTTCGACGTTCGTGGTGGAGGTGCCGCTGCACATGCGCGGCGGGTCGGTGCACGGCGACGTCGAGGCGGTCAAATGA
- a CDS encoding response regulator, which produces MTGLAPRRPRVAVIEDIEMNRDLLEQLLEERAEVRCAADGAAGLELVFAWRPDLVLLDLSLPVLDGWAVARRIRATPQVAGTTIVALTAHAMAGDRQRALEAGCDEHLTKPVDEAALFALVARCCR; this is translated from the coding sequence ATGACCGGCTTGGCCCCCCGCCGCCCCCGCGTCGCCGTCATCGAGGACATCGAGATGAACCGGGACCTCCTGGAGCAGCTCCTGGAGGAGCGCGCCGAGGTGCGCTGTGCCGCCGACGGCGCCGCCGGGCTCGAGCTGGTGTTCGCCTGGCGGCCCGACCTCGTGCTCCTCGACCTCTCGCTGCCGGTGCTGGACGGGTGGGCCGTCGCCCGCCGCATCCGCGCCACTCCGCAGGTCGCCGGGACGACGATCGTCGCCCTCACCGCCCACGCCATGGCCGGGGACCGCCAGCGCGCCCTGGAGGCCGGCTGCGACGAGCATCTCACCAAGCCCGTCGACGAAGCCGCGTTGTTCGCGCTTGTCGCCCGCTGCTGCCGCTGA
- a CDS encoding response regulator has translation MTRPARILIVDDTAYNRDLLVEELEDLGHDTVVAVDGVEALAMVAKAPPDLILLDLMMPRLDGFGVLSALRERPDAGEIPVIVVSAHHEIDRVVRGIELGAVDHLTKPIEPAVLAARVNAWLERGRARERERAYVAEIERQRARGDALLEAILPPEAVRELATTGRVLPRAHTGVAVMFLDVAGFSRFTTATAPKKVVELVTMMSDAAERAAHAAGIEKLKMVGDAAVVAGNLLQPHEAPVAACVACARQLMAEPWLAEHGLNLRGGLTLGPVISGITGRSRMAFDIWGQAVNTAAHLSGLPGGDVIYIDEPAAAALASPHAEPIGPMTLKGVDQIEVYKLVCAGPPGRGGSRPSR, from the coding sequence ATGACGCGCCCGGCCCGCATCCTGATCGTCGACGATACCGCCTACAACCGCGACCTCCTCGTCGAGGAGCTGGAAGATCTCGGCCACGACACCGTCGTCGCTGTCGATGGCGTGGAGGCGCTGGCCATGGTCGCAAAGGCCCCGCCCGATCTCATCCTCCTCGACCTGATGATGCCCCGGCTCGACGGCTTCGGCGTGCTCTCGGCGCTGCGTGAGCGGCCGGACGCGGGCGAGATCCCCGTCATCGTCGTCTCGGCCCATCACGAGATCGACCGGGTCGTGCGCGGCATCGAGCTCGGCGCGGTCGACCACCTCACCAAGCCGATCGAGCCGGCGGTCCTCGCCGCGCGCGTCAACGCATGGCTGGAGCGGGGCCGCGCCCGCGAGCGCGAGCGCGCCTACGTCGCCGAGATCGAGCGCCAGCGGGCCCGCGGCGACGCTCTCCTGGAGGCGATCCTGCCGCCCGAGGCGGTCCGCGAGCTCGCCACCACCGGCCGCGTTCTGCCCCGCGCCCACACCGGCGTCGCGGTGATGTTTCTCGACGTTGCCGGCTTCTCCCGCTTCACCACCGCCACTGCCCCGAAGAAGGTCGTCGAGCTGGTCACGATGATGTCCGACGCGGCGGAACGTGCCGCCCACGCCGCCGGCATCGAGAAGCTGAAGATGGTGGGGGACGCCGCCGTCGTCGCCGGCAACCTGCTGCAGCCGCACGAGGCGCCGGTGGCCGCCTGCGTCGCCTGCGCGCGCCAGCTGATGGCCGAGCCGTGGCTCGCCGAGCACGGCCTGAACCTGCGTGGCGGCCTCACCCTCGGGCCGGTGATCTCCGGCATCACCGGCCGCTCGCGCATGGCGTTCGACATCTGGGGGCAGGCGGTCAACACCGCGGCCCACCTCTCCGGACTGCCCGGCGGCGACGTCATCTATATCGACGAGCCCGCCGCAGCCGCCCTCGCCTCCCCCCACGCCGAGCCGATCGGCCCGATGACCCTCAAGGGGGTCGACCAGATCGAGGTCTACAAGCTGGTCTGCGCCGGGCCGCCCGGCCGCGGCGGATCGCGACCATCACGTTGA
- the bhcC gene encoding 3-hydroxy-D-aspartate aldolase BhcC, protein MDLTNPLAALEVGYDIPAHPGMDEAQIQTPCLILDLDALERNVRKLGDFVKAHGIRLRVHGKMHKSVDVAKLQMEIGGAVGVCCQKVSEAEAFARGGIADVLVSNQVRDPAKIDRLAQLPKLGAATSVCVDDLANVGELSAAAVRHGVSLACLVELDCGMDRCGVSTPEEVVALARAIAAAEGLGFAGIQAYHGAAQHLATYPERKAALDKAIALVKRAAEALTAAGLPPELVSGAGTGTFALETASGVYNELQCGSYAFMDADYGRIAAESGARLDEDGFEHALFLLTGIMSRPRPGRAVCDAGLKSQSVDSGLPTVFGRDDVTYLRCSDEHGVLDDPDDALAVNEKLRLVPGHCDPTCNLHDWYVGVRGGKVETVWPVSARGKVY, encoded by the coding sequence ATGGACCTGACGAACCCGCTCGCCGCCCTCGAGGTCGGCTACGACATCCCGGCTCACCCCGGCATGGACGAAGCCCAGATCCAGACACCCTGCCTGATCCTCGATCTCGACGCGCTGGAGCGGAACGTCCGCAAGCTGGGCGACTTCGTCAAAGCCCACGGCATCCGGCTGCGGGTGCACGGCAAGATGCACAAGTCGGTCGACGTCGCGAAGTTGCAGATGGAGATCGGCGGCGCGGTCGGGGTGTGCTGCCAGAAGGTGTCCGAGGCCGAGGCATTCGCCCGCGGCGGCATCGCCGACGTCCTGGTGTCCAACCAGGTGCGCGACCCGGCGAAGATCGACCGTCTGGCGCAGCTCCCCAAGCTCGGCGCCGCCACCTCGGTCTGCGTCGACGATCTCGCCAACGTGGGCGAGCTGTCGGCGGCGGCCGTGCGCCATGGCGTCTCCCTCGCCTGCCTCGTCGAGCTGGACTGCGGCATGGACCGCTGCGGCGTCTCCACGCCCGAGGAGGTGGTCGCCCTCGCCCGCGCCATCGCGGCGGCGGAGGGCCTCGGCTTCGCCGGCATACAGGCCTACCACGGCGCGGCGCAGCACCTCGCGACCTACCCCGAGCGCAAAGCCGCCCTCGACAAGGCGATCGCCCTGGTGAAGCGGGCCGCCGAGGCGCTCACCGCCGCGGGCCTGCCGCCGGAGCTGGTGTCGGGTGCCGGCACCGGGACCTTCGCGCTGGAGACCGCGTCCGGCGTCTACAACGAACTGCAATGCGGCTCCTACGCCTTCATGGATGCCGACTACGGCCGCATCGCCGCCGAGAGCGGCGCCCGGCTCGACGAGGACGGCTTCGAGCACGCCCTCTTCCTGCTGACCGGCATCATGAGCCGTCCGCGCCCCGGCCGGGCCGTGTGCGACGCGGGCCTGAAGTCCCAGTCCGTGGACAGCGGCCTGCCCACCGTCTTCGGGCGCGACGACGTCACCTATCTGCGCTGCTCCGACGAGCACGGCGTGCTGGACGACCCCGACGACGCGCTCGCCGTCAACGAAAAGCTGCGCCTCGTTCCGGGCCACTGCGACCCCACCTGCAACCTGCACGACTGGTACGTCGGCGTGCGCGGCGGCAAGGTGGAAACGGTGTGGCCGGTATCGGCCCGCGGCAAGGTCTACTGA
- a CDS encoding SDR family NAD(P)-dependent oxidoreductase yields the protein MSVLDRFRLDGKRALVTGASRGLGREMALALASAGADIVLVARPSADLDSTAEDIRAEGRAVTVLPGDAGVPETAATICEAALTEAGAIDILINNVGGRRENITLQDTSLDTWRTLVDLNLTAAVACTKVIGAAMIERGTGGRIINVASINAFVAGRGISGRHYETAKAGLVQFTRAIAVDWAPHQITANAICPGMFMTAPNQRWARERPEIIEAAVAGIPAGHAGDPEDLGPLAVYLASDASRYMTGAALTIDGGFTCL from the coding sequence GTGAGCGTCCTGGATCGGTTCCGCCTCGACGGCAAGCGCGCGCTCGTCACAGGTGCCAGCCGCGGCCTCGGCCGTGAAATGGCCCTGGCGCTCGCCAGTGCCGGTGCCGACATCGTCCTCGTCGCCCGCCCCTCCGCCGATCTCGACAGCACCGCCGAGGACATCCGCGCCGAGGGCCGCGCCGTCACCGTGCTCCCCGGCGACGCCGGCGTTCCCGAGACGGCCGCCACGATCTGCGAAGCGGCGCTCACCGAGGCCGGCGCGATCGACATCCTGATCAACAACGTCGGCGGCCGGCGCGAGAACATCACGCTCCAGGACACGTCGCTCGACACCTGGCGCACTCTCGTCGACCTCAACCTCACCGCAGCGGTGGCCTGCACCAAGGTGATCGGCGCGGCGATGATCGAGCGCGGCACGGGCGGACGCATCATCAACGTGGCCTCCATCAACGCCTTCGTCGCCGGGCGCGGCATCTCCGGGCGCCATTACGAGACGGCGAAGGCCGGCCTCGTGCAGTTCACGCGCGCCATCGCGGTCGACTGGGCGCCTCATCAGATCACCGCCAACGCCATCTGCCCCGGCATGTTCATGACCGCGCCGAACCAGCGCTGGGCGCGCGAGCGGCCGGAAATCATCGAGGCGGCCGTCGCGGGCATCCCGGCGGGTCACGCCGGCGACCCGGAGGACCTGGGTCCGCTCGCCGTCTACCTCGCGTCCGACGCGTCCCGGTACATGACCGGCGCGGCGCTGACGATCGACGGGGGCTTCACCTGCCTCTGA
- a CDS encoding ABC transporter substrate-binding protein, giving the protein MLARLGVKRAIAAGAFALTATLGAGLPVTAAHAETLRYATIGEPPSLDTQMGTAVVATMIGQHMFETLYALDSATVPQPLLATGETVSDDGKIITISLREGVPFHNGKEMKAEDVAASIARWAEFGARGSTLGLDKVEATGDYEVTVTLKEPNGAWKSLMSQVNGGPVIYPSEIVAEAGGEPIKPESYIGTGPYKFSDWRPNRYVELVKFDDYAALDTPSDGYAGKREAVLDTLRFIPVSDVGTRVSGVQAGDYDYAEFISGDLYGILKDDPSVTPVISDSPIFGLMFMNSKDGIMKDNWALRRAVLAALNMTEALQVSVGDPELWQAQGAFFQDGSVWHTDAGLDAYNAGDPEKAKALAEEAGYDGTPIRLLVSTNYQQHFDQANVFKRQLADAGIEVELDVRDWATLLKQRAEPGAWDMFMTHHNTVADPALLTFMNDNYPGWWTSDEKEALEAEFINTSDADGRPATWEKLQTLAYEQVPAVKVGDVFSFDVAAPGVTPAWEKAPGFHYWWGASK; this is encoded by the coding sequence ATGCTGGCCAGACTTGGAGTGAAACGTGCGATCGCGGCGGGGGCGTTCGCCCTCACCGCCACGCTGGGCGCGGGCCTTCCCGTCACCGCCGCCCATGCCGAGACGCTGCGCTACGCCACCATCGGCGAGCCCCCCAGCCTCGACACCCAGATGGGCACCGCCGTCGTCGCGACGATGATCGGCCAGCACATGTTCGAGACGCTCTACGCGCTCGACTCGGCCACCGTCCCGCAACCGCTGCTGGCGACCGGCGAGACCGTCTCGGACGATGGCAAGATCATCACCATCTCGCTGCGCGAGGGCGTCCCCTTCCACAACGGCAAGGAGATGAAGGCCGAGGACGTCGCCGCCTCCATTGCGCGCTGGGCCGAGTTCGGCGCCCGCGGCTCGACGCTCGGTCTCGACAAGGTCGAGGCGACCGGCGACTACGAGGTCACCGTGACGCTGAAGGAGCCGAACGGTGCCTGGAAGAGCCTCATGTCCCAGGTCAACGGCGGGCCGGTGATCTACCCGTCCGAGATCGTCGCCGAGGCCGGCGGCGAGCCGATTAAGCCGGAAAGTTACATCGGCACCGGCCCCTACAAGTTCAGCGACTGGCGCCCCAACCGCTACGTCGAGCTCGTCAAGTTCGACGATTACGCCGCGCTCGACACCCCGTCGGACGGTTACGCCGGCAAGCGCGAGGCCGTGCTCGATACGCTGCGCTTCATCCCGGTGTCGGACGTCGGCACCCGCGTCAGCGGCGTGCAGGCCGGTGACTACGACTACGCCGAGTTCATTTCCGGCGACCTCTACGGGATCCTGAAGGACGACCCGTCGGTCACCCCGGTCATCTCCGACTCGCCGATCTTCGGGCTCATGTTCATGAACTCCAAGGACGGCATCATGAAGGACAACTGGGCGCTGCGCCGTGCCGTCCTCGCCGCCCTCAACATGACCGAGGCGCTGCAGGTCTCCGTGGGCGATCCCGAGCTGTGGCAGGCGCAGGGCGCCTTCTTCCAGGACGGCTCCGTCTGGCACACCGACGCCGGGCTCGACGCCTACAACGCCGGCGACCCGGAAAAGGCCAAGGCGCTCGCCGAGGAAGCCGGCTACGACGGCACGCCGATCCGCCTGCTCGTCTCCACCAACTACCAGCAGCATTTCGACCAGGCGAACGTCTTCAAGCGCCAGCTCGCCGACGCGGGCATCGAGGTCGAACTCGACGTGCGTGACTGGGCGACGCTCCTGAAGCAGCGCGCCGAGCCCGGTGCCTGGGACATGTTCATGACCCACCACAACACCGTCGCCGACCCGGCGCTGCTGACCTTCATGAACGACAACTACCCCGGCTGGTGGACGAGCGACGAGAAGGAGGCCCTCGAGGCCGAGTTCATCAACACCTCCGACGCCGACGGCCGCCCCGCGACCTGGGAGAAGCTCCAGACGCTGGCCTACGAGCAGGTCCCGGCCGTGAAGGTGGGCGACGTGTTCTCGTTCGACGTCGCCGCGCCGGGCGTGACGCCCGCGTGGGAAAAGGCGCCGGGCTTCCACTACTGGTGGGGTGCGTCGAAGTAA
- a CDS encoding ABC transporter permease codes for MWGYIVKRTGAALATLVAASVIIFVFIHLIPGDPVLVMLGDSATPEQAAALRTRLGLDEPLVVQYFYWAGSALQGDLGRSIFFDEPVTSVIADGAETSILLASITMVWVVLIGVPIGVIAAVWRGSPLDQGLSGLAMLMASIPTFWVGLYLILVFAATLGWLPSSGYPSIFDDGGLSNLRYLLLPSFALAAPNAALILRLTRASMLDVSKEDYIRTARAKGISPRRVVLRHTLRNALLVVVSAFGFTLGALISEAVVTETVFALPGIGRTVVQSILRRDYPVIQGVILVIVCLYLVINLLVDISYRLLDPRVELQ; via the coding sequence ATGTGGGGTTATATCGTGAAGCGGACGGGTGCGGCCCTGGCGACGCTGGTCGCCGCATCCGTGATCATCTTCGTCTTTATCCACCTCATTCCGGGCGATCCGGTGCTGGTCATGCTGGGCGACTCGGCGACGCCCGAACAGGCCGCGGCGCTGCGCACGCGCCTCGGCCTCGATGAGCCGTTGGTGGTCCAGTATTTCTACTGGGCCGGCAGCGCGCTGCAGGGCGACCTCGGCCGCTCGATCTTCTTCGACGAACCGGTGACCTCCGTCATCGCCGACGGGGCGGAGACGAGCATCCTGCTCGCCTCCATCACCATGGTCTGGGTGGTGCTGATCGGCGTGCCGATCGGCGTCATCGCCGCGGTCTGGCGGGGCAGCCCGCTGGACCAGGGCCTTTCGGGCCTCGCCATGCTGATGGCCTCGATCCCGACTTTCTGGGTCGGCCTCTACCTGATCCTCGTCTTCGCGGCGACCCTCGGGTGGCTGCCCTCCTCCGGCTACCCGTCGATCTTCGACGATGGGGGCCTTTCCAACCTGCGCTATCTCCTCCTGCCGAGCTTCGCGCTCGCGGCGCCCAACGCGGCGCTGATCCTGCGCCTCACCCGCGCCTCGATGCTCGACGTCTCCAAGGAGGACTACATCCGCACCGCGAGGGCCAAGGGGATCAGCCCCCGCCGCGTGGTGCTGCGCCACACGCTGCGCAACGCGCTGCTCGTCGTCGTCTCGGCATTCGGCTTCACCCTCGGCGCGCTGATCTCCGAGGCGGTCGTCACCGAGACGGTGTTCGCGCTGCCGGGGATCGGCCGCACGGTCGTCCAGTCGATCCTGCGGCGCGATTATCCGGTCATCCAGGGTGTCATCCTGGTGATCGTCTGCCTCTACCTCGTCATCAACCTGCTGGTGGATATCTCGTACCGTCTGCTCGATCCGCGGGTGGAGCTGCAATGA
- a CDS encoding ABC transporter permease produces MSAPALPRRSVLAGVLGLVFARPLTSLGLLFLLTVIVCALASPLIAPYSPVDIVPTERLVPPGAAHWFGTDHFGRDTFSRVVYGSRLALMIGLGVVGFALATGVPIGIVSALYPAAGRVLMRCVDVLMAFPSLLLALGLIVILGQGIVNAILAIGVVYLTTTARIVYGVTLRLREETYVEAARSMGGGTLWMITKHILPNMISPLLVQASFVFAFAQLGAASLDFLGLGTPPDIPSWGNMLAESRIYITRAPWLLFFPGMMIALTAFSLNLTGDALRDHMDPRFREAMGNRQTRR; encoded by the coding sequence ATGAGCGCGCCCGCCCTGCCCCGCCGCAGCGTCCTCGCGGGCGTTCTCGGCCTCGTCTTCGCCCGGCCGCTCACCTCGCTGGGGCTCCTCTTCCTGTTGACGGTGATCGTCTGCGCGCTCGCCTCGCCGCTGATCGCGCCCTACTCCCCGGTCGACATCGTCCCGACCGAACGGCTCGTGCCGCCGGGCGCCGCGCACTGGTTCGGCACCGACCATTTCGGCCGCGATACCTTCTCGCGCGTCGTCTACGGCTCGCGGCTGGCGCTGATGATCGGCCTCGGCGTGGTGGGCTTCGCGCTGGCGACGGGCGTGCCGATCGGCATCGTCTCGGCGCTCTACCCGGCCGCCGGACGGGTGCTGATGCGCTGCGTCGACGTGCTGATGGCCTTCCCCTCGCTGCTCCTGGCGCTGGGGCTGATCGTCATCCTCGGCCAGGGCATCGTCAACGCGATCCTCGCCATCGGCGTCGTCTACCTCACCACCACCGCGCGCATCGTCTACGGCGTCACCCTGCGGCTGCGCGAGGAGACCTACGTGGAGGCGGCGCGGTCGATGGGCGGCGGCACGCTCTGGATGATCACCAAGCACATCCTGCCGAACATGATCTCGCCGCTGCTGGTGCAGGCGAGCTTCGTCTTCGCGTTCGCCCAGCTCGGCGCGGCGTCGCTCGACTTCCTCGGCCTCGGCACCCCGCCGGATATCCCCAGCTGGGGCAACATGCTCGCCGAATCGCGGATCTACATCACCCGCGCGCCGTGGCTCCTGTTCTTTCCCGGCATGATGATCGCCCTCACCGCCTTTTCGCTGAACCTCACCGGGGACGCGCTGCGCGACCACATGGACCCGCGCTTCCGCGAAGCGATGGGCAACCGTCAGACGCGGAGGTAG
- a CDS encoding ABC transporter ATP-binding protein: MLIVDDMVVSVGSRHGKIDIVRGVSFEIAPGEILGLVGESGCGKSMTSLAVMGLLPRPSAWVSRGSITIDGNDITHLSPYERVKKRRGDIAMIFQEPMTSLNPVMRIGDQIAEAVRVHDPEADPAARSRELLDLVRIPDAALQLRAYPHELSGGMRQRVMIAVALACRPKVLIADEPTTALDVTVQLQILGLIRDLCDRLHMGVLFITHDLGVVSQLADRVAVMYAGKIAETGTVEGIFSDPLHPYTAGLMACVPDPATGQEPITSIPGQAPKPYEIGDGCPFAPRCPRAGDPCRTGPVPLVASGGHVAACHFPLIAEAV; this comes from the coding sequence ATGCTCATCGTCGACGACATGGTGGTCTCCGTCGGCTCCCGACACGGGAAGATCGACATCGTCCGCGGCGTCTCGTTCGAGATCGCGCCCGGCGAAATCCTGGGGCTGGTGGGCGAATCGGGCTGCGGCAAGTCGATGACGTCGCTGGCCGTGATGGGCCTCCTGCCGCGCCCCTCCGCCTGGGTCAGCCGCGGGTCGATCACCATCGACGGCAACGACATCACGCACCTGTCGCCCTACGAGCGCGTGAAGAAGCGCCGCGGCGACATCGCGATGATCTTCCAGGAGCCGATGACCTCGCTGAACCCGGTGATGCGCATCGGCGACCAGATCGCCGAGGCCGTGCGCGTCCACGATCCCGAGGCCGATCCCGCCGCGCGCTCGCGCGAGCTCCTCGACCTGGTGCGCATTCCCGACGCCGCGTTGCAGCTGCGCGCCTACCCGCACGAACTCTCCGGCGGCATGCGCCAGCGCGTCATGATCGCGGTGGCGCTCGCCTGCCGCCCCAAGGTGCTGATCGCCGACGAGCCGACCACCGCACTCGACGTGACGGTGCAGCTCCAGATCCTCGGCCTGATCCGCGACCTGTGCGACCGACTGCACATGGGCGTGCTCTTCATCACCCACGACCTCGGCGTCGTCTCCCAGCTCGCCGACCGCGTGGCGGTGATGTACGCCGGCAAGATCGCCGAGACGGGCACCGTGGAGGGGATCTTCTCCGATCCGCTCCACCCCTACACCGCCGGGCTGATGGCCTGCGTGCCGGACCCGGCGACCGGCCAGGAGCCGATCACGTCGATCCCCGGCCAAGCGCCCAAGCCCTACGAGATCGGCGACGGCTGCCCCTTCGCGCCGCGCTGCCCGCGCGCCGGCGACCCGTGCCGCACCGGTCCGGTCCCGCTCGTCGCGTCCGGCGGCCACGTCGCCGCCTGCCACTTCCCGCTGATCGCCGAGGCCGTATGA